In Stigmatopora argus isolate UIUO_Sarg chromosome 17, RoL_Sarg_1.0, whole genome shotgun sequence, the following are encoded in one genomic region:
- the htr5ab gene encoding 5-hydroxytryptamine (serotonin) receptor 5A, b: MQNESFSTSESSGVTYPDVGANASGSGWEGNQALRPFSLFSVLTLTLLAMLAAATFLWNLLVLVTILRVRTFHRVPHNLVASMAISDVMVAALVMPLSLVHELNGRLWKLGRVLCQVWISFDVLCCTASIWNVTAIALDRYWSITRHLEYTLKTRKKISNVMIALTWLLSSIISLSPLFGWGETYTQGMKCQVSQELSYTIFSTFGAFYLPLCVVLFVYWKIYKAAKFRIGSRKSNTITPMAEVKEEARQPQMVFTARHATVTFQTDGDTWREQKEKKAALMVGILIGVFVLCWIPFFITELIEPLCACDIPPIWKSIFLWLGYSNSFFNPLIYTAFNKNYNNALRNLFSRQR, encoded by the exons ATGCAGAATGAGTCGTTTTCCACGTCGGAATCGTCCGGCGTGACGTACCCCGACGTGGGCGCCAACGCAAGCGGATCCGGTTGGGAGGGCAACCAGGCGCTGCGGCCCTTCTCGCTGTTCAGCGTTCTGACCCTGACGCTGCTGGCCATGCTGGCGGCGGCCACCTTCCTGTGGAATCTTCTGGTTCTGGTGACCATCCTGCGGGTGCGCACCTTCCACCGCGTGCCGCACAACTTGGTGGCGTCCATGGCCATATCCGACGTGATGGTGGCTGCGCTGGTCATGCCGCTCAGCCTGGTGCACGAGCTCAACGGACGTTTGTGGAAGCTGGGTCGCGTCCTGTGCCAG GTGTGGATCTCCTTCGACGTGCTATGCTGCACGGCCAGCATCTGGAACGTGACGGCCATCGCCCTGGACCGATACTGGTCCATCACGCGGCATTTGGAGTACACGCTGAAGACGCGCAAGAAGATCTCCAACGTGATGATCGCCCTCACCTGGCTGCTGTCGTCCATCATCTCGCTCTCGCCGCTCTTCGGCTGGGGCGAGACGTACACCCAGGGCATGAAGTGCCAGGTGAGCCAGGAGCTGTCCTACACCATCTTCTCTACCTTCGGCGCCTTCTATCTGCCGCTCTGCGTGGTGCTCTTTGTCTACTGGAAGATCTACAAGGCGGCCAAGTTCCGCATCGGATCCCGCAAGAGCAACACCATCACGCCCATGGCGGAG GTGAAGGAGGAAGCGAGGCAGCCCCAGATGGTGTTCACGGCCCGTCACGCCACCGTCACCTTCCAGACGGACGGCGACACGTGGCGCGAGCAAAAGGAGAAGAAGGCGGCGCTCATGGTGGGCATCCTGATCGGCGTCTTCGTGCTCTGCTGGATCCCCTTCTTTATTACCGAGCTCATCGAGCCGTTGTGCGCCTGCGACATTCCGCCCATCTGGAAAAGCATCTTTCTGTGGCTGGGCTATTCCAACTCCTTCTTCAATCCGCTCATCTACACTGCCTTCAACAAGAACTACAACAACGCCCTGAGAAACCTCTTCTCCAGACAGCGTTGA